CCTTAGAATATTCCGTATGGCAGTTAAGATACTGCGTTGGCCAGACGCTGTTCCTAGCGAACCGTCGCCGCGTCTTTCCGAAATGATGCGAACTTTGTAACGGGCATGTAATCACGACTGCTCAGGACATATAAGTACCTGCAGTAACTATCAATGAAATCAATCTATTCACTTCAATCTTTCTGTTTCTCTTCAAAAACAAATGCTCGCATGACACGGACGGGCAACATTTGTGCGTCCTAGTCAAATTAAATACTACTCCGTACCGTACCATTGGTCTCTGCTTCGCGAAAAATAACTAAAGTAAACAAGTGGTGCTATAGGTAGGTGCAAACGATACATCAATTGTAGTCAAGTAGTGCACGGCTAACTAGCTGAAATCTTTCCTTTCCACATCACGCATGTGGACGGCCATATTCAGCATCTCACTAATACTTCCttcgttccgaattacttgtcttgaaTTTGTCCTGATATGGATGTATTTAGACCCATTTTAATGCTAGATATCtccatatctagacaaatctaagacaagtaattcggaacggagggagtactttttaTGTTCAGCATTCATTCAAATAAACGAATTAATAAATAGTATGGCAAGGAATCCAAGTCACAGCAAGTACGCAGGGTGTTCGTCCTCATCATCGCACGCTATGAGGGCCTTGAAGATGTCATCCATGGCCGGCCTGCTGCCCCTCTCCTCCATGATGCACGATAAAGAGATCTTGAGCATTTCCATGGCCTGTCGAGGGTTGAATTGCCCGTTCAGCCTGCTATCCACTAATGACATGACGTCTCCGCTCGCCACCACCTGCTTCAGCGCCTGCACGATCTGGCTCATCTGTAGCCGCTCCTTGCCGTCCACAGTCCTTTGTTCTGTTATCCTGCTTCCTATCAGGATCTCTAGAAGCACAACACCATAGCTATACACGTCGACCTTGGCGTCGATCGGCAGGCCCAACACCCACTCGGGTGCCATGTACCCTGTCGTCCCCCTCATCTGGGAGAGCTGCATGCCGTCGGCGATGGCTTTCCTCCCGGAAAGCTTGGACAACCCGAAGTCGGCGATCTTTGGGTCGAGGTCTCGAGTGAGCAGGATGTTCTCCGGCTTGACGTCGCAATGGATGACCCACTCGAGGCACTCGTGGTGGAGGTAGGCTAGGCCTCTCGCCGTGCCCAAAGCGATCTTGACTAGCGCCTTGCCGATGTCCTCACCGAACAGGTGCCTGTCCAGCGACCCGTTCTCCACGTACTCGTACACCAGCAGCTTGTGCTTGCCCTCGGAGCAGAACCCCCAGATCCTCACCAGGTTGATATGGTTGATCCTCCCAAACACCGTCATCTCCGCCCAAAACTCCTCCTCACCCTGCATCACGTTTGTCAGCTCCTTCACCGCCACCACAGTGGTCTTGTCAAGCACGCCGCGGTACACCACGCCGGAGCCGCCGCGGCCGAGCACCTCGTTGAAGTCCCCAGTGACTTTCTTGAGCTCTCGATACGTGAACCTCCTGAACTGGGTCCCCATGACGAGCCGGTAGCCCGCCTCCATCGAGCTGGGCATGCTCTCCTGGCCAGACATGAACCACCATGCCGTGGCGGCGAAGAGTAGCTCGAGAAATCCCAGCACCGCGGCGAACCAGAAGAGGTAGGACAAGTTGGGGCCGCTTCTTAGTGCCCCATACGTGTCGACGTATGTTGGAGGGTCGATGGCCGAATCAGAGCCATTAAGACTGCAGTCGAGGGCCATGGACGGCGGCGGTGCCGAGGCGTCGaggtcgctaggcaccttgagatATATGTTTCCCGGGGCGGTGGGTGACGTGTAACCGTTGAAGAGGACACCTTTGGGGTAGCACTGGCCCGTGCCATCCTTCTTGTAGGCGAAGGCGGCGCAGGAGCACATGCTCAAGCAGATGCTCTTGCAGTGTTCGAACGTGACGGAGTTGTTGTACCCGACGTCGTAGCCGTAGAAGTCGGTGGAGGCCACCTTGACGAACGTGAACCGAGTTTCCGACGTGCTGCAGTTGGTGGTGGGGAGACTGAAGGTCGGCTTGCAGCCCTTCCTCCAGTCCTGGCGGTCCACCATCTCGTACCCCGGCACGCAGGAGCACCGGAGGGACGGCTGGTACTCGCAGACGGCGTTCTTGCCGCACAGCCCGTGGACGGAGCACGGCTGCTTCACGGCAGCCCAGGTGACCGCCCATCCTCCGGCGGCGTCCAGGCTGTACATCCTCACGCTTCCGTCCTGCTCGATGGTTAGCCGCCTCTTGATGCCGGCGGCGCCCAGGTCGGAGGCCTCGACCCGGAGGTTGTCGCTGGAGAGGAACAGGCCGGTGTCGTCGAGGACGGCGATGCGTGAGCTGTTGTAGTTGGTCCGGCCGCTCCCGAACACGCCTATATCCCGGTCAGGCCAGTAGATGCTGGCGATCTGCGGGCCGTCA
This portion of the Triticum urartu cultivar G1812 unplaced genomic scaffold, Tu2.1 TuUngrouped_contig_6500, whole genome shotgun sequence genome encodes:
- the LOC125530701 gene encoding putative receptor protein kinase ZmPK1; protein product: MATFVSLLLLLGPLLRSCAAASAGVGHTLGAGSSLSVEDHERPFLVSPDAPFSCGFLPAADVDNAFYFSVWFTAAKDRTAVWTANPGAPVNGRVSRASFGDDGKLALADANGTTVWDSKNGGNKHFTVSLLDTGNLLVADPSSGRAVWQSFDWPTDTLLPSQALTKDARLVAGYYSLYYDNDNVLRLLYDGPQIASIYWPDRDIGVFGSGRTNYNSSRIAVLDDTGLFLSSDNLRVEASDLGAAGIKRRLTIEQDGSVRMYSLDAAGGWAVTWAAVKQPCSVHGLCGKNAVCEYQPSLRCSCVPGYEMVDRQDWRKGCKPTFSLPTTNCSTSETRFTFVKVASTDFYGYDVGYNNSVTFEHCKSICLSMCSCAAFAYKKDGTGQCYPKGVLFNGYTSPTAPGNIYLKVPSDLDASAPPPSMALDCSLNGSDSAIDPPTYVDTYGALRSGPNLSYLFWFAAVLGFLELLFAATAWWFMSGQESMPSSMEAGYRLVMGTQFRRFTYRELKKVTGDFNEVLGRGGSGVVYRGVLDKTTVVAVKELTNVMQGEEEFWAEMTVFGRINHINLVRIWGFCSEGKHKLLVYEYVENGSLDRHLFGEDIGKALVKIALGTARGLAYLHHECLEWVIHCDVKPENILLTRDLDPKIADFGLSKLSGRKAIADGMQLSQMRGTTGYMAPEWVLGLPIDAKVDVYSYGVVLLEILIGSRITEQRTVDGKERLQMSQIVQALKQVVASGDVMSLVDSRLNGQFNPRQAMEMLKISLSCIMEERGSRPAMDDIFKALIACDDEDEHPAYLL